Genomic segment of Sebastes umbrosus isolate fSebUmb1 chromosome 19, fSebUmb1.pri, whole genome shotgun sequence:
aaacacaggtgtaaataagggctgcacgattatggccaaaatgatgatcccgattattttgatcaatattgatatcgcgattatttatcacgattattcattgattttcgCGACAACATATTTCTATTGCACTTTTACATTCAAATAAACAGActactgctttcacttccatgctgtgctaaaTTCCTGTtgatgtacaaattagggctgcacgatgttggaaaaaactgacattgcaatattttttttctactatatgtattgcaatatgaaaaaattcaggaatattcaccctaacCCTTTGTTTGCTACATTTCAAAGTAGaaggaaaagaatacataatGTTGTAATTACACTGTTAGCTCCAACCCTTTCTATTCTGAAGTTATTGTTTTTCTAAACCTACCTCTCAAGTTGTTTATCCGCTGAGCTGCGTGCTCTCATTCCTTGTGGTCTATTTTAAATGCATGGTGAGTTTGCCATGTCGGCCAGCGTGGAGACTCTCTGCTGATTTGTGTGTGAAAGGGTTGTAGAGAGAGCATGATGTGAGTCTGTCAGTCGTACTCACTGAGCCTTGGGTTTGTTCCTAACAATCAAAACTGGGCTGTGGATTCACAGAAGAGTGTCTGTCTGGATTTTTGcgcaaaaaaacatattctcaTTATGATGAGTGCATGTGTGAGGTTTGTGTGTTGGATACACTGTAAGAAGCACCAGGCTAATAATCGTCTTGCAGTAATCTGGGATATTGATGAACGAGACAAAGACACATGGTGACCACTTTTCCCAATGAGAATCTGAGTGCTGCTGTACAGAATGTGCTTTTTTAAATGCTAATTTCCATACATTAAGTTCACAGCAAGTTTCTCTGACGCTTGTTGAGGTTTGTGACTTGGTATgtggtcgtttttttttttacctgctggctgctgatacaaaaaacagtacaatgCAGAATTTAAATGCATACCTTGTTAAATGACTCATTACGTGTCTGATCCCTGCAACAGACAGTTTGTCAACCACCAATCAAAAAATCGTCttttgtgggtctcagagggtttaaTGCTTGATGTCGTTGTAGCATTGTAACAGAATTTTTGGCGTGAGGCACTGGCATGTATGTTAAGACTTGTCAGAGATTTATTGCAGACGCTGGAAAGCGCAGCTCGTGTTCATGTTGTGGAGTTGCCATAGTGAGCGTTGCAGCTCTAGGAAATATCTGGGGGACTTGGTGTAACATTGCGAACTATTAGTCTAATCTGAGCTCTGTTACATGTAGGATATGTCTATGACTAAGAACTATAATTGCTTGTTGTGCAACCTGACAGCACAGGATTTAGGCAGGGGGCAATAAATGGATGCTTATCTATTGTGTAGACTAACAGAGACTTCGTGTCACCTTGGAAACGAGTCCTTGTTTGCTGCACCTCTCACAACATGTAAGACAAAATGTACTGTGACTGCCACCTCCAAGTGcttaatgaataaaataaccCACATGAACGTATAAaggaaacattaaaatacatgttgGCTTTTATAGTGCACTTTTTTTCCAGAGGCTTGgtatttgttacactttgttacAAGTACATTAACTGAAATAATTATTCATTTGAAGGCTGTAACTAATCATTATATTCAtgatcaattaatctgttgcttatttttatttttttattaatcggcagtctataaaatgtcattaataaTTGTGAAACATGTCCGAGGTGTAATCTACAAATTGCTCGTCTTGTCCAGGGAATTGTTGAAACCCCCCCCCCGACCCCCCAAAGATAGTATAGTTACAATGATGAACAAGCTTTGTAAATATGAATCGACTActaattttgttattttaacaaaatCAAAACCCCACAGTGATCAGCCAGACAAGGACGCTATCGCATAGACACTACTGAAAACAACAGCACATTACTTGAAAAAGTAACCCActtctttaaaagaaaaaaaacaaaaaacattagcTGGTAGCTCATTTGTGCTTTGCCACAGCTTTCTgtataataaatcatttaactGCACAAGTAAAATAATTCACAGCGTCAAGTTTAAACGTTCTCAATGTGTTTTCTgctggatttgaatgaaacttgtgattgttttgttgattaattgataaatcatTGGGTTTATGAATGgtcaaaaatgtgaaaaaaatgcccatcacaattttCCATAGCTGAAGGTGATGTCCtcaaatagcttgttttgtctaacagtccaaaacccaaagatattcagtttattaaccTGTCCTATGTCGatttgaaaagctggaaccaatcgtatttttttttttgtattcacatttttccttaaaaaatgaataaaactattgattgattaattgaaatTGATGCTTTTCAGTTGATTAactgactaatcatttcaggGTTTTTTGTCTGTTGTATTACAACACAGTTTACCTTTTACTGCTAGAGTTAAACACAATGTTCTGGTAGTCTAAGATATTTCATTAAgcgagtattttctttttatgaaCTTGTCCTTgtacatgtttatttttcttgattTCCTCTGGAAACCTCTGTCTGTAATAGGTTATAGATACTGAACAGCTGGTACTATTTTGTGTTTCAGGAATCGCATCCAAAGAGATCTCGCCTTCCTCAAGGCGAAGACTGTCCTCCTCAGCTGTATCTCTGGACTGTTACCAGCTTAATGACATGACCTGCAATCAGTAACCTTCTGTAGACATGGCTTTGAAAGTAGACGTCACTGCAGGGCCAGATCAACAAGAAAAGATGCAGGACGTTCCTGTGCCTGGCTGAGACACTAATTGAGGTCAGGGCTGATAGGTGAATGGAGACAAGAAAGAACACCACGGCAGGGGTCCTATTCTGGACCCCTGCCCCGGTCCGCACCTCACCCACCAGCTCTGTAATATCCGAGGATGTGttggaggatgaggatgaaggACAGGCACAGAAAGACGTCAACTTTTTTAGCCAGATGGATGAGAATGGCATCATCGGACTGTCGGAGGCACTGGAGGATGTGGAGTTGGGGCAGTCTTGTTGTGATTCAGATGGAGAATCTAATCCAAACTTGTACTCCGGATCCCTCACCCCAGAGGACGCAGACCATAGTGGGCATGAGAGGGATTCACCTGAGGAGCCGAGTTACAACCTGGGTGAACATCTGTCCCACAACCAATCACCAGAAGAGGATGTACAAATACTGTCACTATGTGAGTCTTTGATTTCTTTAACCTTGACTGAAGTTGTTCTTAATGTTAGCtagcaaaacatgtttttgaggaCAGTGGGTTTTAACATTGTTCTGAATGCACTGCAAGTTAATGTCGACATTCACtttgaagcactttgaattCAAATGTATACTTGTAAACACACTGGTATGGTCCTTAAAAGCTAGACGAGCTAGACTCCTTTGTTGTGGGAGACAGTTTATGCCTGCACTCTGTTGAAACCTGTCTTCCCATGTTCTCCATGTTTTTGGCAGTTGAGGACTTGATGGGTAGAGCAGAAGAGCAGGGGATAGAGTGCGTCCCTGAGTGGGACAAATACTTCGAcatgacagaggaggaggaagatggagaggaAGCGGTGAAGAGGAGTGTCAGGAACagcaagaaaaataaagagCTTGGAACTACGAATGGCTTGGCTGAGATCAGCTCTACGGGATCTTGTAGTGGTCACCTGTTAGCCATggaacctgctagagcctccAATCATCACTGCCCAATATCCCAGCCTGCCTCACCTGTCACAGCCCCCACTTTCCCCCACCTTCTCCACTTCACTGCTGAGGAAATAGCTGCTGCTCAGGGGATTGACGCTGAACCCTTTCCGGAGATGAGCTGCACAGAAAGTCTTCCAGAATCACACAGGAGCCACATAAGCCTCAAGTCCAGTCCCCGTTGTCCTGAGGTAAAGCTCAGGGCTTCTCTTCAGCCAGCAGCTATGTTTTCAGAAGCAGTTGTGTCAAATCATTACAGCGGAGCAAGTAATGGGCCTTTAAAGGCATCAGATAAGTCTGATAAGCCTCATAAAAAGCCCAGTCCCTCACCAAGGAAGTTGAAGCAGCCCTCCCCTGAAGCTACATATTCAAGGACTTGTTCCCTCAGCACAGCCAAGGCGGACCCCTTAAAATTCAAACATCAGAGCCCAGGTCCTGACATAGAGCCGAGGACACCCAGAGCCAGgagtgctgctgctgaagtggaTGAATCCAGGTGAGCCACAATCCCCATAGCCAATTATTTTACCACGCCTTATGTTGTAGCTTTTTTATCCTTCcttgttttttcagtttttatgcatcaggattgtgttttttttcttttcataaaaaGCACTAACCATGAATTTGATTATATTTCTAGAAAAGAGCCTCTGAGTTACCGCACGCCAGACTTCTCCAAGGTGGAGCCCAGGGTCCATTTCCCCAAAGGTGGTTACAAGCCCCCCAAGAGCAGGCACTCTTCCAAGAGGGAGTCCCTGTCACCTGAGCCCCCCTTAGTGTTTAAATCCCCTGCTGACATTGTGAAAGAAGTCCTACTGAACACCACCGATTGGTCTCCTGCCTCATCAGACTCTTACAAACCACTAACAGGTGCCCCCAACTCCACTGTGCCTCAGGAGTTCAGATGCCGCCAGCAGGCCACCACACTGCTCGAACAACTACAGGTACTGGTAGAGACTGAGAGTACAtctacactagggctgtcaatgaacattctacattttaatacatattcgaattgtaaaaaaaaaacagatattcaaatatgtaaatatataaaatataatttatcaatatttgattgggaaaaaaaagcagcaccaccagcagaaAGCGtgacgtcacgtcacgtcacgtcacgtcacgtcacgtcacgtcacgtcacgtcacgtcatgTCACGAACAGGAGCCCTAAAAAAAACCTAAAAGGTTTTTCctattttcttaaaatgtcCTAAGAGAAATTTCTTAAAGGAAATTGCAACCTCTTCCCCGCCATCCTTGCTCATTCCcagaggcagcagtagaccagctgTTGCTCTCGACATCCTCCCTGTTTCTGTAGCAACGCTCAAGTCAAAAAAAATTCCATCATGAGTAAGACAGGCACACAGAAGTGAAAGAGGGAACATCAACCAGAAACAGTAATATCTCTTCTGTTGAAGTCTTGGATGGTGTAGGGATTGTTTTTTTGCCCTTGTTTATTTTGGCCCATATTCCAGTACTACATTCTAAACGCTTTGTTCAATCAGTCTGCTGCACCAAGGGAATTACAAAGCTTGGACTTGTGACTTATCTTTATACTACAGATATTTTGATTGAAAGTGTGAGGTGGAATAAGGTCTGCAGATCATTGACCTTGAGACAACACAAATTACTTTTTCCTCAGTTATACTGTAATATATTAGCAATAATGAATTTGTCCTCCAGGCAATCcttgcttttctcttttttttttataaatgtactTCTAAAATTTCAGTCCTCTACTGGTCTTTTCTCCCTTTGCACCACCTATGTGATATTAGTTTGGCTACTGCACAAGCCCCATGCTGTATTCAAACTAGTCTTAGTATGATTGATAATAGAGTCACTACAGTTATTTTGCAGTTTAATTAGTGAGAATGTGGCACTATGTTATCTGCATTGCAGCAGTGTAATTATAACATCTATACTGGCATACAATACTGATATTGGCCGATAAAACCTGGCTCACAGTCGGTGTTCCAGCTCACCtcaaaggtgttggatggggttgagTTCAGGACTCTGTGCAGACCGttcaagttcttccacaccaaactgggaaaaccatttctttatATACCAGGCTTTGTGCTTAGGAAAGGGTCTACCCCAAACTGTTGATACAAAGTTGGAAACACACCATTGTCTGTTCTAATCTTAATGCTACAGCTTACAATAATATTTCAGAGGATGAAAAACAGCCCCAGGGTGGACAAATATTTCTGATCTAGTCTGTTTATCTGTGACAGACTTATGAATTAGACCTAACAGTTCCTAAATCCTGTTCCATTCTCTCTGCCCTCTCATTCCTTGCctccacttttttttccaaactttgctctcttccttttctttttcaccCCTCCCTTTTTTCTTGCCTCACATGCTTGTTTTGCACTCtcgttttttcttctcttcctttcctctTACGTTCCtatttcctctccctctccccccgcTGCAGGACGACTACAACAGACTGCTGACTAAGTACGCAGAGGCAGAGAACACCATTGATCGCCTGCGCCTCGAAGCCAAGGTAGTTAATCTGGAAATCAGGCTATAATTTATCACTATTTGATGTTGTGTAGTAGTGCggggcttttaaaaaaaacagtacatatCGGTGCCATAAAGATTTACTTTTGGTGTCAATTTTAAATCACTATAGCACCTCCAAGTTATGACAAAGCTTCCAAATGATGGAAGGTTTATTTTTCTCAAATAGTTTATTAAAATATTCTATTACTTTTCAAAGGCAGGTATAAATGTTTTACTTCTACAATAGCTGTGGCTTTTCATTGAATAAAGGTGCAGCAGTGAAAGCACTATTATGTCTGTTTCAGCATCCCCCTACATTTTGACAATTTAAGATTAGACCATCCATTTTATCTGATATTTTTGTGAGAAATCTCACACATAGCTACTGTTTTATGTGCAAACACAGGCTgcacaaagagacagaacagGTACAGATAATGTGTGGACAAATGGAGGCTCCTCTATAGTCTGTACAGTAATATCTGAGAACAAAAGACACTGTCTGTGTGCAGTGTGCACCCTGTTCAGTACACACAGAAGTTGAATCAGGACCAGAATAAAATCCAGTGTGGTAGATACAGAGAATCTAGGATACTAGGATCCAACAAAAAGGCTCCTCTAAAATGAACCAAGGCCACAGTCCATATGACATGACTAAACAAAACAGTCAGCTATAAGAAGGTCCTCTTGTGACCAAACTCTTTCAGCCAATGACAATtatccctttgtgtgtgttttttctgaaTGTGGTCAGTACTATTTTAGCATTCAGTAACATTCATTGGTTGTTTATCTGCTGCTGCAAGTGTGTAGCTCACACATTATCCACTGAATGAACATACAGACTATTATTTCCTTCATTTCTGGTGAGTTTTCTATTACGTGACTTACTAACACAAAAtaccttgtgtttagagtgcatggagaaataaaaactcacctggaagaaaacatgaatgcatttagtcctatttagaacatgaGGTAGTGGTgaacttcagcctcttgtggccgaaatgagtattacaataACAAACACTTACAAAAATGATCCtgacaagaaaaaaaggcaaaatagtttttttccacctgtttcacagatgagAATAAAAATGAAGGAACGAAATTATGGACAAAatcttttttctgctgctcttaagtcataaacacagaagagaaaacaatttagatcagacttatagtacatgtccacagcctccttCCTTTTcatgcttcccattcattgtctatgtaagcagctgtgcaacgcattctggtagcgtggcggcgcaatTCGAGAGTCGGGGCGTCACATTTGCCCACCTTATTTGCATagagttgaggtctaggctactttatgcaaatcaggagCGTCCTGCGCGaatcgccgcctctggaaactcccctagaaacttttaaactaactctTGTTGATCCAAAACGAAGACAGATTCAGTGACTGCGTGGCTTATTtgtcgcataaaatgttttcagaatcacatttcggtgaactaatcttgtgatataagagaagtAAGTTTCCAAAGAAGCTGCcatggttccggtttgaaagctgggagcacaAGCCCAAAAgggaaagcgttcatccaatcaggtgcctagtgcCGTGTGtttagtggcagcccatcaatcGTCCAATGCTGGAAAGCGAGCTGATCCCTCGCAATAAAAAAtacccctgtggacatgtaccattagaaaaatggatcaccaggatttttttttttcacttgcctCTCATGGCTTTcgtaaatatgatgcattaccCAACAATACTCTGTACCCTTTTATGCCTGATTAAAATAATTCTAGCAtcaatatatgaatatgaataatgacaATCACATATTTAGGGTATGTAGAAATTCAATCTGTGCAATAGAAGCCAAGATAATCgagcaacaataaaacaattgtGGCTAAAAGTGTAAAGAAGACTCTAATGAAAGCAAATCTAAAAAGGGAGGTTTATAAAATAAAGATGCTAAATTCTTTATTTCAgatgtatatttaaatatatattagcTTGTTGTGTGTCTTTATTCCTCAACTTTATTTCTACAGGACGGACCCATAGAGAACCAAGAGCCCAGCCATTGTCAGCACATCACAGACCGAGGCAGAGCAGTATGTCAGAAACGAAAGATTAGGGAAgaaaaagtgagagaaaaaagaaatgaaagacaAGGAGAGACAGGATGAGTGTTGAAGTGTAGTGTAGTAGCTCCTTTAAGGAATTATTGGCCCATTTCTGTTGGAGCAGTAGCGCTCCACAATCAGCACCAATTAAAATCAGCTTACTGGGCTCTCCGCCTCTCCTACATCTCCTTCACCACAACTCTGAACCACcatccgtctcctcctccttctgctaGTAGAACATCACACAGGCAGGGTGGATCTTTTTTACAAAACTGAATTTCTTTTACTTAaaagtgtaaacaaacacacacactattttcACTGATATCACCATTTTTGTGGAAAGGAAAAAGTTACGCCAATATGGTGGTTATAAGTTACCACCAGACTTGTACATTTTTCCTATCTCCACCAGGTGAACCTGTACTCTGACCCTCCAAAGCCCGGCCACTTGGTGCAGTCCGGACCGAACCAGAACACTACAAAGATCATGATGCTGGATTTTCCTCAGGCTCAGAGAGCAAAGATCAACTCAGCCTCTCTTCATCCAAACGAACACAGCACTCCTCAGAGTACATTCATCCTATTCAATATGTATCATTTTGCTGTCAAATTCATTTCATCTATCATTCAGCTGCTGCTAACGTTGCATCATTCTGTACAACTTACATCATATAACTCTTCTTTCCTCTGCACCTGTCTGCCAAATGAACAGGAAGTTCATCTGCCTGTCCTTCTACAAGAAGCCCAGACCCTCAGGTAGGACAGCAGCTGGCCAAGATTCTCTACATTCAGGCCGACAAGTTCCTCAAGCAGGTAAATGACCTATTAAAACTATCAACAGTGATGGAATCCTTACAGATTTACTAGATGATGTGATCGAGAGCTAACGGTTTTGGTGTTCTTCATTCAGCTGCAGACTTTTGACGATCTCCTAAAGAGCAAAAGACTCAAACCTTTTGAACAGATGAAGGTAAGACTCAGTTTAAATTGTTTAGAGAATGATTTTGAATGGCTTGCTCATATCCAAACTAACGAAGCCACGCTCTTCTTCAGGGTCTCTCACAGCTTGCTGAGGGCCTCGACTCTTTAGAAAGGGGCTACCTGTTAGCGAGGGATGAGCACAAACTCCTGCAGCAGCGAGGGGCAGATATCAGCCACTTTGACCCTAAACGGTGAGAGTCCCAAGATAAATACATcctttacattttatattctgtGCATATGTTCACtcagttgtttttattatatttgtgcGTGCATGTTGTATGTATCAGGGAGCTGGAAGGACTGATCTTTCAGTGCGGGCTGCGTATGGAGGAGCTGAAGGAGCAGGGGGAGCAGATGCAACAGGAGCAGCCTACCTGTGAGgctcctccctctccccctcgTCAACCCACCCCTTTATCTGTACCCTCTGAGGGGGGAGAAACTCTGAATCACCCACAGGTACATTTAAACAGCTGTTTTGGTATTAATGCACTCTGTCCTTGAACTGTGCAGAATGTCTGTTCGACTTTTGTACTCGTGCATGTAGAGTGAAACTCTGATAGTCTTCTGAACAGAAATACAAGAGGAgatctgtatttatatttattctactTCATCTCCTTCCAGAGTCCACCTGTGCCTTTGCTAGTTGATCCAGGAGAAGCAGCGGCTATTGAGGTGAGCTCAGCCAGTGAAGAGAGTGACGAAGGGGAGGAAACTCTGAATCCTCTCTACTTCAAACGTCTGAATGGCAAACACAGACATCTTGATCAAGACTTCACCACGCTAATGGATCAGTGAGTGGTGAtgcttgtgttttcagttcttcgCTTTGAATAAAGACCGTGTGACCATCAGTACCTTTGCTGTGGAAGGATTTGATTAATGTTAGGAGATATTCTTAACCCAACTGTTTTAGATTCTTTTGCTCACTGTCAGAAGGAGATCTGGAAAATCAGGACCTCAGACTGCAGGCTGGACTCTCATTATTTCAccctgaatgtttttttttcctccttctgtTTAGCTACCAAAGCTTCAGGGAGCTTCCCAAACTTTTAGACCATAGCCAGAGGGAAGGAGCTCCCCTTTCTGTTGCCTTAAGAAGCGACATGCAGCCTggggacgaggaggaagagagacagggTCACGGAACTGGAAACCTGGAAGTGCAGAAAAGTCTTCCGCAGAGGTTAGTCTTCAGagaagcagacaagatgagCTGCAGTTTCACCAGCAGTAATGTTTGTTCTTGTACTGGACAGTTCTGAGGCGTTGCTGTATCTGAGTACTCTCctgtttaaatgtaattttttatatCTTGAATACTACTATTTTAGCCATTTTTTTTGATAGCAGAAATTgaacataaatacatatgtacaagaaataaacacatacatgcaAAGGTATTTTCGAGGGGAAGCTAATCTTAGTAGCTCCACTGAGTTTAATTCTCTGTACTGTTCTCTATTTACAGGAAAGCAAAGTCAGACCATCAGgactctcctcctgtctgcacCAGCAAACAGCAGACCAGCAGGGCCAGTCCTCCTTCACGCAGGGCCTCCAGCCAGTCCACCACAACCCCCGTTCATCCTCCAAGTAGCAAAAGGAGGTTAAATGTGGGAAAGTCCCACAGCAGCAGTCTGAGCAGTCTGGGAGAGATTACTACATTGGAAAGGAGGAACTCCAaactccaaactgggagcagcAGAGTGCTTTCTCAGGTCAGTTTTATACTGTGAACAGCCAGGGCGAAATAACAGTCTGTCATTGATTCTACTTTGATTTCATTCAGTTCATGCAGTGCTTAACATTTGATCATGTGAAGAGTTGAGGCCTCAGGAGGTTTTACTTTAGGCTTTTGCGAGACTCAAGATCTAGATCTTCCACCCTTTCAGATATAttgaaaatgtttctttaatTTTCTTCTACAGTCAAGATATTGATGCAGCTCATTAAAGTTTTGTTCCTGAAATactacaaaatgtatttatgctaaattttggggaaGAAAAACtgtgatggccattttcaaaggggtcccttgacctctgaccttaagatatgtgaatgaaaattggttctatacacacacatacatgaaaaTGAAATTGATACTGTTGCTCCTGTATTAGCTTGTGCAGAAATCAACAGTGAAACCCTAAAACACTGTTCTCTCTGATATTGTTAGAgccagttgtgtttttgtttgttgttttgtgtaaatAGTCAAAACAATATTGCCACCTAGTGGTGACCTCTGTAAGCCACTGAAAATTATAGGACTACAATTCCCACGGTGCTCCAGCTAATCAGTAGAGTGAGGTGTGGGCAATTGAGGCTGCAGACGCTGAAGAAAGCTCAACTGTTTAACGTTCACAGTTTAATACAAAAACTCTAGATAATTTAAGTTTGCttaccatttttattttgtgtgttggAACAACCTTGATTTAATTTTGATTAACTGCACGAGCCCTTCAACATCAAGCCAGCCTTACAAGCCAAACATGTCACCACAAACGTAAAGCAAGCCAAATAAGTTGAAAGATAACCTGTTGGAAATGTTTATATCTACAAGGCGTCTAGTAGAAGGAAGCCGTGACAGATATGTTTATGTGAATTAAGAGCAGGGTGGAAAATGTGGTGATATTACCTCAATCACCAAACAATGTTTTAGTGTACTTATTATAGTGTTTGTAAATTAAGAGTTGTTTTAAAAGCCTTTAAGCCTCTAGACAATCAGCTGACATGCAGTCAGTGTAAACTTGCAAACAAATCTCATGATTTGATTGCCCAAACAGCACTGATGTATGCTCAGCAATTCCTTCTATAAACTAGTGTAACAGCCTCTCTTTTAATTgctttttataataaaacagcAACAATGAATTAAAAGAGAGATCAGCTGTAATCAACCTCTTACCATTCcagccattttcattcacatatcttgaggtcagaggtcaagggacccctttgaaaatggccatgccagtttttcctcaccacaaTGTAGCGTgactttgaagcgttatttagcattcttcctgacaagctagcatgacatggttgttctagtttcatatgatatttaTGATAGCTTGAAAACagatcccgctacaacctctgaaagtaGGAACAGTGTTTGGGGCTGCCAGCAGGCTGTCGGAGTGTTAGGAGGTTAATGAAACTTTATTTTTACCTTAAAGCATGATGTATTGATTCCACAAGTAAGCCGTCCAGTATGACAAACAATGGTGCATCTACGTCTAGAATGTGTATCGATAAATGTTGCATAATGTTTGTTCTGCGTTGTGTTGACCAGGATGGGATCATCTCTCCGGAGACGGACAGTGGGTTTGTCTGTTCAGAGAGCAGCCGTCTGACTCCGGCAGCAGCTCCCAGTCCTCTCCACCAGAGGGCCTCAAAGAGGTGAGGGAGTCCAACACTGCTTCTGGTGCCTCCACCCTAATTTACTGCATCATAAATTTTACCTCTTGTGCCATCCCCCACCCCTGTTACACACACAGCATACTGATGTCTCACCCTACAACTCTAAAGCCCCCAATTCTCCtttttattacttattttatacagtaaattGCTGATCAtgccttttgtgttttctgtatgttATGTACTCTATTCTAATATTCTTCCATGCTGCGACAGTGTTTCAGTGCCTCAGGAGAGGAACCCAGGGAAGCCTCAAATAATCCCAGTCTCAGCACCATCTCCTGCTTCTTCACCGTCACACAGTCGCACGGTTATAGAGCCCAGAAGGGGCCTCCAGCTCAGCCACGACCAGCCGAGGAGAACGAGACACGGGCCGAGGAGACGCACTTCCTCCTGCTCTCCACAGCGCCGCATCCACCAGTCAGAACAAACCAGGGCCGACAGTGAGACCAGCGGGTTTGGGCTGGAcagtgacagctgtgagtctcccAAGTTCTGTCCAGACTGTTGCTAATGTTATTCTCTTACTATGTTATTACTCATATTCACAAGTGTTTTCCTTCATTGTGTATTTAACCTGCTGTCCTCCTCTCGTCTCTGCAGCTCTCACTGTGTCTGAAGACAGAC
This window contains:
- the akna gene encoding microtubule organization protein AKNA isoform X2 encodes the protein METRKNTTAGVLFWTPAPVRTSPTSSVISEDVLEDEDEGQAQKDVNFFSQMDENGIIGLSEALEDVELGQSCCDSDGESNPNLYSGSLTPEDADHSGHERDSPEEPSYNLGEHLSHNQSPEEDVQILSLFEDLMGRAEEQGIECVPEWDKYFDMTEEEEDGEEAVKRSVRNSKKNKELGTTNGLAEISSTGSCSGHLLAMEPARASNHHCPISQPASPVTAPTFPHLLHFTAEEIAAAQGIDAEPFPEMSCTESLPESHRSHISLKSSPRCPEVKLRASLQPAAMFSEAVVSNHYSGASNGPLKASDKSDKPHKKPSPSPRKLKQPSPEATYSRTCSLSTAKADPLKFKHQSPGPDIEPRTPRARSAAAEVDESRKEPLSYRTPDFSKVEPRVHFPKGGYKPPKSRHSSKRESLSPEPPLVFKSPADIVKEVLLNTTDWSPASSDSYKPLTGAPNSTVPQEFRCRQQATTLLEQLQDDYNRLLTKYAEAENTIDRLRLEAKVNLYSDPPKPGHLVQSGPNQNTTKIMMLDFPQAQRAKINSASLHPNEHSTPQRSSSACPSTRSPDPQVGQQLAKILYIQADKFLKQLQTFDDLLKSKRLKPFEQMKGLSQLAEGLDSLERGYLLARDEHKLLQQRGADISHFDPKRELEGLIFQCGLRMEELKEQGEQMQQEQPTCEAPPSPPRQPTPLSVPSEGGETLNHPQSPPVPLLVDPGEAAAIEVSSASEESDEGEETLNPLYFKRLNGKHRHLDQDFTTLMDHYQSFRELPKLLDHSQREGAPLSVALRSDMQPGDEEEERQGHGTGNLEVQKSLPQRKAKSDHQDSPPVCTSKQQTSRASPPSRRASSQSTTTPVHPPSSKRRLNVGKSHSSSLSSLGEITTLERRNSKLQTGSSRVLSQDGIISPETDSGFVCSESSRLTPAAAPSPLHQRASKSVSVPQERNPGKPQIIPVSAPSPASSPSHSRTVIEPRRGLQLSHDQPRRTRHGPRRRTSSCSPQRRIHQSEQTRADSETSGFGLDSDSSLTVSEDRLNDQYTESINSLHNSSPSSSPAAQHHHGDSLRALRSSQVANRNAAIQTLHVEVTRLREKLESCLRNKKPPSSVRAAPSAQENYAHQNTSIPRGRSGERRGGVSGRDRQTGDEVDYSTLRRTTRRSPSAHRQTPQPDILTGSDLSTPQPYPLVSRCTQTSTAAPESCCSHTNTVRSRTPQRQHPGVSVQLSQTAAKPDSRGRRAPLCPQCLSRYRGRPEVPVGGVRKPTRCRHCPLCGRPAPYRSTEPDCRRVSDSPTHSSCQPAEAPDSAVRNRHFAATAPPALLQCMPVCLPPLLLYSSPLYVPPNNNTGSSSGVRGRRKVRTRRSLSAGELRSTDTSLNRAIKAARHMKHTSGHMASSLATGLNYQELLAQSCS